In Fructilactobacillus cliffordii, a single genomic region encodes these proteins:
- a CDS encoding VTT domain-containing protein gives MHFLIDFFLHIDKHLIYLVNVFGNWTYLILFLIIFVETGAVILPFLPGDSLLFAAAALAANPQYGLNIWIFVFSFLIASILGDSLNFMIGRKVGMGITKNRFFGRFIKEKDLQRARSFFDKYGAVAIFIARFIPIVRTFAPFVAASSDYSYQKFIKYNLAACLAWVILCCGGGYFFGNIPFVQEHFSLVVISIIGISLIPAVVGILKERYSAK, from the coding sequence ATGCATTTTTTAATCGACTTTTTTTTACATATCGATAAACATCTGATTTATTTAGTGAACGTCTTTGGTAATTGGACCTATCTAATTTTATTCCTCATCATCTTTGTGGAAACCGGAGCGGTGATTCTTCCCTTCTTGCCAGGTGATTCACTCTTGTTTGCGGCGGCAGCCCTTGCTGCTAACCCCCAATATGGTTTAAACATTTGGATTTTTGTATTCTCCTTCCTAATAGCTTCTATTTTAGGTGATTCACTAAACTTTATGATTGGTCGTAAGGTGGGCATGGGAATCACAAAAAACCGCTTTTTCGGTCGATTCATTAAGGAAAAAGATTTACAACGCGCTCGTTCCTTCTTTGATAAATACGGGGCGGTTGCAATCTTCATTGCCCGTTTTATTCCCATCGTTAGAACCTTTGCCCCCTTCGTTGCTGCTAGCAGTGACTACAGTTACCAAAAATTTATTAAGTACAACTTGGCGGCTTGTTTAGCCTGGGTCATCCTCTGTTGCGGGGGCGGCTACTTCTTTGGAAACATCCCCTTCGTCCAAGAACACTTCTCTTTAGTAGTTATTTCCATCATCGGAATATCATTAATCCCAGCTGTGGTTGGGATTTTAAAGGAACGTTATTCAGCTAAATAA
- a CDS encoding TIGR01906 family membrane protein: MIGKFDGRLLLSYCLLLAWLLGFAIIVGINSGWVYHLCVLQLNLDQHFHVSVVTLQRNLNQMIAYIQLPWKQSMHLQVYQLSPAAQSHFRDVKGLVEKIELGFILLTGWLGWAIFKQQLNQQIWRLEGLLNITIVGLIVVAGLLLVDFQDCFIYFHRLVFRNQNWIFNPRVDPIINVLPDQYFAAVFGLIAVTFLVALLILRIVAYHQLKKAGS; encoded by the coding sequence ATGATTGGCAAATTTGATGGGCGGTTGCTGCTTTCGTATTGTTTATTACTAGCGTGGCTCCTTGGTTTTGCGATCATCGTGGGAATTAATTCCGGGTGGGTATACCATCTTTGTGTCTTACAACTGAATTTAGACCAGCACTTCCACGTTTCCGTTGTCACGTTACAACGGAATCTGAACCAGATGATTGCATACATCCAATTACCCTGGAAGCAATCGATGCACTTACAGGTCTATCAGTTATCTCCAGCGGCTCAATCCCATTTTCGAGACGTGAAGGGGTTAGTTGAAAAAATTGAATTAGGCTTTATTTTGCTCACTGGATGGCTAGGCTGGGCGATTTTTAAGCAACAACTTAATCAGCAAATTTGGCGGCTAGAAGGGCTTTTGAACATAACCATCGTTGGTTTAATTGTGGTAGCTGGGCTTCTCCTAGTTGATTTTCAAGATTGCTTTATTTATTTTCATCGCCTGGTTTTTCGGAATCAGAATTGGATTTTTAATCCACGGGTAGACCCGATTATTAATGTGTTACCAGACCAATACTTTGCAGCCGTATTTGGATTAATCGCAGTCACATTTTTAGTTGCATTGTTAATATTACGGATTGTTGCCTATCACCAACTAAAAAAGGCAGGTTCTTAG